The Cryptomeria japonica chromosome 6, Sugi_1.0, whole genome shotgun sequence genomic interval AAGGTTCATCTCATATTTTCTTCTAAGATGGGAAGTGTgccaaaacacccatcaacaacaCTGAGAAATTGTGTGGTTGGATTTTACCTAGCTTTCAATAGCATAATTAAGTGATTGAGTTTTATTTGCTAGCAACCAATTCTCTTGTTGGAATGTAAAGTCCCTCTAAATAGTACCATCTCAACAAAGGATGTCTTTTTCATAtcaaatataatacaatataactTAATTAAGTCtatttaaaactaaaaataaaaagaaGACAAAGTATGAAATACAACTACTTTTAAATTGCAAAAGACTATATTTCATTATTGATTTTATTACTTAatatatttaatcaaataattctCTTACCATACACCATTAAACTTTAAGTGCAAATGCTAGTTTTATTTCAGTTAATATATATAAGATTAATAAATCATAATCTTTACTATTTAAAGTTCACCATATAAATGTCCAACAAAAAGTGAGTAGGAAAATTGTTTGCAATAGGACATTCTAAGAATGTATAATGCTAATAAAGTAGGATGATATACATCTTGATGATGTATAAGAGTATGATCCAATGTCGAACAAGAAAGTGACTAGGAAACTTGTTTGTAACACGACATTCGAAAAATGTACAATGCTAATAAAGTAGAATGATATAGTATATTATATTTGTAATGTATAATGTAGCTCTTAGAATGTACCAAGCATCTATTATAATGTATTTATATAGATGTTTGGTGCATTCTAAGAGCGGGATATCCATTCTCaacatcttatacatgatataCATCTTGATGATGGTGCGTGCATTCTAAGGACGGGATATCCATTCTCAACATCTTATACATGGTATACATCTTGATGATGTATCACGATTTATGATCCAAAACGTTGACGAAACTAAAAAAAAGTTATACAATCAAAAAAAAAAGGggataaatggataaatgaatattAACATAGACGAGAAATCTGATAAGATTAGTGTGGGGTGAATCAGATTTCCATGTTTCCACTTTCCACTTACCTAACcaatgagaaagaggaaggaaaagaggaaacgGGGTGATCAGAATATTCCACCCCCACGAGATTTTTATTTGAGTGGTGGGTACCACCTGTCCACAATATCACGCGCACTCTTCTGGGCCCACATGTAAGGACTGGTACGTGACAGATGCGACATGAGAGGGATAAATTCCTTGAAACGAAGAAAATTGATAGTCCAGAAGGCATGTTGCTGTCAGAAAACAGAATTGTCTTTTGTAAAACGAATACTGGAGTAGGAAAGCACAACTTTCATGTATTAATTGATGTCGTATCGTGGATAGCGCGATAAACAGGAAGTCTTCCCGAGTACCCAGCCCTGTGTGCCCGTGAACAAGAGCCGTATTCTCAGATGACTCCTTTTATTCTTTATGTCAAATATCGAATCAATTCTATCCGACTATGTCAAGAATGACCGTTGGATTGCATCGACTGATGCAAATTTCCAGATAAATTGAAGCACGCAAATTTGAGTAGATAAGAGGTTGCTCTGACGCAATATTCCATCACAGACAATCGGATTGTATAGTATCTCTTGCAGCTAGGGTTTTACCGTTGCAAATTCAAACAAAAGATGTAATGAGATGAGAGTCCGTATCAAGTGAATGGGACCTACCctagaaatataaaataaataaagatctgtAGCAGAGCATGCAGTAATAATGCTTGCAGAGGCTTCTGGAGCTAGTACTGGCGTTCCTCATTCATGGCGACCCTTGCTTCTTTCTGTGGCTGGGCTCGTATTTTGGCTTTGGTTTTGCTGGTGAATGGCTGCAGAGGGGCGAATGGGGTCGCTAAAGAATCAGACAAAGTAGCAAGCTTGCCAGGCCAACCGCCCGTAGACTTTGCTCAATATGCTGGATATGTGAGTATTAATGAGAGGAAGGCTTTATTTTACTGGTTCTTCGAAGCCGCCACAAATCCATCAGAAAAGCCTCTTGTTCTTTGGTTGAATGGAGGTACCTATTTCCTCATTAATGTTTTCGTTTTCCCTCATTGGAACAGATCAATTATTTTTCTGATAGAACAGATCAATTATTTTCTGATAGTCTGAGTAAAATGAACTATTCAGGGTTTGTTCCTTGATATTGATTTGGGGCTATTGTAACCCTTGCAGGACCTGGCTGTTCGTCCGTTGGCTACGGTGCGGCGTTGGAATTGGGGCCATTTAAAGTACAGAAGAATGTACCATCGCTGCGTTTAAACCCATATTCTTGGAACAAAGGTTCATAATCATTTCTCATTCCCTTTCATTTTTCAGTGGAgaacacaacacttctagttttgattattatttttgtgtAGAGGAATGCTTGGAGCAAAGGTTACTGGTTGATGTTAGAATGTGTATTCCTTTAAAAAATAGATCATTTTTTAAGTATATCTGCTATTTTTCCTTTATTTCCGGGTACGATACCCCCTAGATTTTTCCTACCCTGCTTTGGCTGTCATTTCTTTGcaatttttcattaaaataaaacTTTTGCTGATAAAAAATTGATCGATCTTCATTCACATATggattttaaatatttttcctattcagtaaattatttaattttccaCAGCTGCATCATGTagtataaattattttttttaaacttttaaaataaatatttaataaaatatgaattcatattattaaatttatacaGTTCATAAAATTATATTGTTTGTTTACACCATCAAATCTAAAAACAAACATACGATTCAAATTAGTTAAGATATATCATTTTGAAGCGAGCCTGAGTATAATCATAAGGCTGATTTTTGCAGAGGCAAACATGCTATTTTTGGAAGCACCTGTTGGAGTTGGTTTTTCCTACACAAACAAGTCCTCAGATTTAAAAGAACTTGGAGACAGGATTACAGGTATTTAAAATTTGCATTCGCTTTGTATTTATAGGAAATCTTTGCATTCAAAAAAGTGACATGAACTACTTTTTATGTGCTCGGATTTGCAGCTGAGGATTCCTATTCATTCCTAGTAAATTGGTTCCAAAGGTTTCCAGAGTATAAATCTCGTGAGTTTTACATTGCTGGCGAAAGTTATGCAGGTAAGATAAAgctctaaatttatttattttttcttatgtATATTGTTGGATAGGTGTTTTTTTATATTGAATAGTATGAATGTACTCAACCTTCTTAATCCATTGAAATACTTTTTGAAAAAATTCGAATATTATGAATGTTTTCAGTTTTctcaaaatacatatatatatattttgcgtGATTTTATGGAATGTGTAAATTGATTTTCAATGTGTTCATATATTATTGTATTAAACAATAATTAAGTTTTTGCAAAGGTGAATGTTTTTATTATGCTGGATTTTTATTCCAAAAGATTTTTCCTGTTGAAAAATGAGTCACACCTACCAAGTGGATTGATAGCTCAATAGTAAAAATTAGCTTACTATCTCTAAGTGAGATACTAGTTTGAAATGATAATAATCCTCCAACATCTGATGCCTCCAATAAGTTGGATTTAGAGATACTAGTTTGAAATGATAATAATCCTCCAACATCTGATGCCTCTAATaagttggatttattttgtagtaagTTTATTAGTATATCAACACCTCCCAATATTTCAGCGACAACAACTAGCAATGAAATTGTTCCTATTAGAGTGAACATTGTGCTCTTAAATGTGGTCATTTATTTCTTTGCAGCAACTACTTCTTGTTAGGATctttcatgtgtgcatttgtggatGGTTGAGTATGTTTCAATTCCTAAAGAGAGGAGTGTTTTTATAGATAGTTGAATAAGTTTTGATCTATTGTTGGCTAGGAGTGTTTTTATAGATAGTTGAATAAGTTTTGATCTATTGTTGGCTAGTATTTTTCCTTGTGGATAATTCAATGTGTCTTGATTCACAAGAAGGATAGTCTATTTGTGCATAGTTCAGTATGTATTGATTCACAAATATTAGACAATCCAGACATCATTTGCCTAGACATGAACAATTTGAAATATTCTATAAAATCACTCAGTGTTAATAATTAAATGTTTAGTTGATTTCATGTTAGTTGTTAGGAGTTAGTTTTCTCataaattagtttttaaaaaataatatgaaaatacAATATTTAATAAACATTTATATACAATATATTGTTAAAACCTATTTAATAATTTTTGTTACAACATTATAATTTAATTCTTAAAATATTACTTATTATCTTTTACTTTCCATTTCTTTTTTATCAGatctttttaataatttaattcttAAAATATTACTTATTATCTTTGACATTCTAATTGATTGctatcatatgcatttttctaAAGTTGTATTTGTGTATTAGGTCACTATGTGCCTCAGCTCGCAGAAGTGATATATGACAGCAACAAAAACACAAGCAAGGATAAGGTCATTAATTTGGAAGGTTTCATGGTGAGTCCATTATTCTGCAGCAAATATTCAATAACGACGCTGtttaattttgttattttaaaGCCTTGGAGCGTTGGCAATAGTCAAATGTTTAATTCCACTGTTGTGATGTTTTTAAGTTGAATTACAATCCGTGCTATTGGATGTTGAAGGTAGGAAATGCAGTGATGGACGAGGAGAATGACGAGAACGGTTTGATAGATTATGCTTGGAGTCATGCAGTCATTTCAGACGAAGATTATCATAGTTTAAAGAACTGCATTTCGAAACCAGATAACCAGTTCTCCTGTAAAAGTGCTATCAGAAACTTCGCCAAAAGTTACTCGGAAATCGATATTTATAGTTTGTACACGCCTGTTTGTGTGGAAGAACTTGATAAAAAACCAAGACGACTTGTGTCAGGCCCCAAGGCCCTTTCTATACATGTAAAATTCCTTGTCACTGCTCCAAAAACGTATAGGTTTCCTGTTAGCATTCTAGAAAATCTATTGACagtttcctttggttaggacctgtGGCACCAATTGCCTTCGGGATATGATCCTTGCACGGAAGAATATGCAGAGAAATATTTCAATAGAGAGGACGTGCAAAGAGCCTTGCATGCAAACACAACCAAAATTTCTTATCCCTGGACGCTGTGCAGGTAAAACTTTTATTTGCAAGTCATTCTCAAATTGGTAGTTTTTTAATCTTAATTCTCTTCTGTGACTTTTCGATTGCGCAGTGAGGTCATCAATTGGAACGATTCTCCTTCTTCTGTTTTGCCCATTTACAGAAAGCTCATTAAAGGCGGCTTACGCATATGGGTGTACAGGTAGGGCTTACCGAGGAAAATTAAATCAGTTTAGTGTATCGTCTTTTCAAATGATAGATAAAGTATGCCCATAGCCCACCCTGGTGTATAGAGCTAAACACACACCCTCAACCACATCATTGAACCTGAACAACCCTGCCATTAataattttaaacatttttatcAGAGGCAACAGTTGCTATCTTTTATAAAAAACAATAACTCAGGCATTCTAAAGCAAATAActgtatttcaaatttcctagttTTGACGTTTGGAAAAAGCCAGCCTCTACTTTTACTGATAAGTCCCTCTTGTAGTGGTGATACTGATGGAAGGGTTCCAGTAACTTCAACCCGGTATAGCCTGAATGCTCTGGGGCTCAAGATAAAGGAAGAATGGAGCGCTTGGTTCTGCAGCCAGCAGGTGGAGCTCTAGTTCTTTCTCTAAATATAAATTTGATCTGCATGCATTACTTTCCAAAAACAGAGATTGACCTAGTTATGCTTCCAGGTGGGAGGATGGACTGTTGGTTATGAAGGGCTTAAATTTCTGACAGTGAGAGGAGCAGGGCACCAAGTGCCCACTTTCACTCCCAAACGAGCTCTCTCAGTTTTCAAGCATTTCCTGTCAGGCATGCCTTTGCCCAATTTAAGATCTGCTAGTTAGCAATTAGACATAGCCGATGCTGTCACATGCCCTTTGA includes:
- the LOC131068675 gene encoding serine carboxypeptidase-like 35; translated protein: MATLASFCGWARILALVLLVNGCRGANGVAKESDKVASLPGQPPVDFAQYAGYVSINERKALFYWFFEAATNPSEKPLVLWLNGGPGCSSVGYGAALELGPFKVQKNVPSLRLNPYSWNKEANMLFLEAPVGVGFSYTNKSSDLKELGDRITAEDSYSFLVNWFQRFPEYKSREFYIAGESYAGHYVPQLAEVIYDSNKNTSKDKVINLEGFMVGNAVMDEENDENGLIDYAWSHAVISDEDYHSLKNCISKPDNQFSCKSAIRNFAKSYSEIDIYSLYTPVCVEELDKKPRRLVSGPKALSIHDLWHQLPSGYDPCTEEYAEKYFNREDVQRALHANTTKISYPWTLCSEVINWNDSPSSVLPIYRKLIKGGLRIWVYSGDTDGRVPVTSTRYSLNALGLKIKEEWSAWFCSQQVGGWTVGYEGLKFLTVRGAGHQVPTFTPKRALSVFKHFLSGMPLPNLRSAS